One Sodalinema gerasimenkoae IPPAS B-353 DNA segment encodes these proteins:
- a CDS encoding NYN domain-containing protein: protein MLNDFEHDSIFTPEQVLENRGRVAIFIDGSNLFYAAMQLGMEIDYTKLLCRLTAGSRLLRSFFYTGVDRTNEKQQGFLLWMRRNGYRVIAKDLVQLPDGSKKANLDVEIAVDMMALVGAYDTAILVSGDGDLAYAVDAVSYRGVRVEVVSLRSMTSDSLINVADRYIDLENIKEEIQKNPRHHPYTYRPLSGVGGAPVIEDKPSK, encoded by the coding sequence ATGTTAAACGATTTCGAGCATGACTCGATATTTACACCGGAACAGGTGCTAGAGAACCGAGGTCGCGTGGCGATTTTTATTGATGGTTCTAACCTGTTCTATGCTGCCATGCAATTGGGCATGGAGATTGACTACACGAAGCTGCTGTGCCGCTTGACGGCGGGTTCACGGCTGTTACGCTCCTTTTTCTATACGGGGGTCGATCGCACCAATGAGAAGCAACAGGGCTTTTTGCTCTGGATGCGTCGCAATGGCTATCGCGTTATTGCCAAGGATTTGGTGCAGCTTCCCGATGGCTCTAAAAAGGCTAACTTGGATGTGGAAATTGCGGTGGACATGATGGCCTTGGTGGGAGCCTATGATACGGCGATTCTCGTCAGTGGCGATGGGGATCTCGCCTATGCGGTGGATGCGGTGAGCTATCGCGGCGTCCGAGTTGAGGTGGTTAGTTTGCGCTCGATGACCAGTGATAGTCTCATCAATGTGGCAGATCGGTATATTGATTTGGAGAATATCAAGGAGGAAATTCAAAAAAACCCTAGGCATCATCCCTACACCTATCGTCCTCTCTCCGGTGTAGGGGGTGCTCCCGTGATTGAGGATAAACCCAGTAAATAA
- the lptC gene encoding LPS export ABC transporter periplasmic protein LptC, which translates to MMVFISACTPRTESPDPAESIPSQQVDPSLTFENVELEQVGGDGNVLWVVKAERVTYSSDRQVAQLENVSGQLYREGEPIYQVEGRSGTLEQEAQTIFLEDEVVVIDLRDQVVVRGDRLDWQPQGDRLEIHDNVTATHETAHLQAQQMVFLIDVQHLQAIGDVIANIDEPSLQMMTEELLWQIPEELVLSEVTVQVARYEWIDAPPEAIAPTSEADDDEDEDIPPPEPRDLQAVTVTDRAAAESIEVNLQTQVARLQDNARLALLNPAVDVASHRLDWDLGEQLLTSDVPLRVTHREKEVILSGNRGWMSLPDEIFYLQDGVEVLGQENQAQLTANELTWFIPSETFEAQGNVAYRQVNPSLQLTGPRANGKLEEQTFVVTGGEVVTEVLVNSRP; encoded by the coding sequence TTGATGGTCTTCATCAGTGCTTGTACCCCGAGGACGGAATCCCCTGATCCTGCTGAGTCGATTCCGTCACAACAAGTTGATCCCAGTCTAACCTTCGAGAATGTTGAGTTAGAACAGGTGGGGGGAGATGGCAATGTTCTTTGGGTCGTCAAAGCGGAACGGGTGACCTACAGCAGCGATCGCCAAGTGGCTCAATTGGAAAATGTCTCGGGTCAACTCTATCGAGAGGGAGAGCCAATTTATCAGGTGGAGGGCCGTTCAGGCACTCTCGAACAGGAGGCGCAGACGATTTTCCTTGAGGATGAGGTGGTGGTGATTGATCTGCGAGATCAGGTGGTGGTGCGTGGCGATCGCCTAGACTGGCAACCTCAGGGCGATCGCCTGGAGATTCACGATAATGTCACCGCCACCCATGAGACGGCCCATCTACAAGCTCAACAGATGGTCTTTCTCATTGACGTACAGCATCTTCAGGCGATCGGGGATGTGATTGCTAACATTGATGAACCTTCGTTACAGATGATGACGGAGGAATTGCTCTGGCAAATTCCTGAGGAACTGGTTCTCAGTGAGGTTACGGTTCAAGTGGCCCGTTATGAATGGATCGATGCTCCCCCTGAGGCGATCGCCCCCACCTCTGAGGCGGACGATGATGAGGACGAGGACATCCCTCCCCCAGAACCTCGGGATTTGCAGGCGGTAACGGTCACCGATCGCGCGGCGGCGGAGAGTATCGAAGTGAACCTACAGACGCAAGTGGCGCGTCTACAAGACAATGCGCGTTTAGCTCTTCTGAATCCAGCGGTGGATGTGGCTAGCCATCGCCTGGACTGGGATTTAGGGGAGCAACTGCTGACCTCGGATGTGCCGTTACGGGTTACCCATCGTGAGAAAGAGGTCATCTTAAGTGGAAACCGAGGCTGGATGAGCTTACCAGATGAGATCTTCTATCTCCAAGATGGGGTTGAGGTCTTGGGCCAGGAAAATCAAGCGCAGTTAACCGCGAATGAACTGACCTGGTTTATTCCCTCTGAAACCTTTGAGGCTCAGGGAAATGTGGCCTATCGTCAGGTCAATCCGTCCCTACAACTGACGGGCCCGCGAGCCAATGGCAAGTTAGAGGAGCAAACCTTTGTGGTCACGGGTGGGGAGGTGGTGACGGAGGTGCTGGTAAATTCTCGGCCGTGA